One segment of Glaciihabitans arcticus DNA contains the following:
- a CDS encoding DUF222 domain-containing protein, protein MNLPDPYGAALSALDAAPTVFSAVSDDVLLALGKRVALVQRAAATHAALIAGEVARRSAPALGSSGLAQRTGHRTPEELVRVTTGSTKRDARTAVAIGSLASSPDIEPWLAPVAAALTEGTLSVEAAAAIRTGLGVPTTDITAAVLAEASAGLCEVAPSLDADRLQRLARDARDALDEDGIADREAAAHARRSLTFWRTPDGGAHLRWVMDPETAAAVGDLFDRATSPRRGGPRFVNPTDATLAEAITADTRTTEQLASDTFAHLLTAGADTDSTQLLGTGGPVVKILVAAESLDTRTGHARIEGSPTPVSVQTAER, encoded by the coding sequence ATGAATCTTCCCGACCCGTATGGCGCAGCACTCTCTGCGCTTGACGCTGCGCCCACGGTGTTTTCTGCGGTGTCGGATGACGTGCTACTCGCCCTCGGCAAGCGTGTTGCCCTCGTGCAGCGCGCTGCCGCCACGCACGCGGCCCTGATCGCCGGTGAGGTTGCGCGCCGGTCGGCTCCCGCTCTCGGGTCTTCGGGGTTGGCACAGCGAACCGGGCACCGCACCCCCGAGGAGCTGGTGCGGGTCACGACCGGGTCGACGAAACGGGATGCGCGGACGGCCGTTGCCATCGGATCACTTGCTTCGTCGCCCGATATCGAGCCGTGGCTTGCGCCCGTCGCAGCTGCTCTGACCGAGGGCACGCTGTCGGTTGAGGCGGCGGCTGCGATTCGTACCGGGCTGGGCGTTCCCACCACCGATATCACCGCCGCGGTGCTTGCCGAGGCGTCTGCCGGGCTGTGCGAGGTCGCCCCGTCCCTGGATGCCGACCGGTTGCAGCGTCTCGCCCGGGATGCGCGGGATGCCCTCGATGAGGACGGCATCGCCGACCGGGAGGCTGCCGCCCACGCGCGGAGGTCGTTGACGTTCTGGCGCACCCCCGATGGCGGTGCACACCTGCGCTGGGTCATGGATCCCGAGACCGCAGCAGCGGTCGGGGACCTCTTCGACCGGGCCACCTCCCCCCGGCGTGGGGGACCCCGGTTCGTGAACCCGACCGACGCGACCCTGGCCGAGGCGATCACCGCGGACACCCGCACAACGGAGCAGCTGGCCTCAGACACCTTCGCCCACCTCCTCACCGCCGGCGCCGACACCGACTCCACCCAGCTACTCGGCACGGGTGGACCGGTGGTGAAGATTCTCGTGGCCGCTGAGTCGCTCGACACCCGCACCGGTCACGCCCGGATCGAGGGCTCACCGACGCCGGTGTCCGTGCAGACGGCGGAACG